In Vagococcus hydrophili, one DNA window encodes the following:
- a CDS encoding DUF402 domain-containing protein, translated as MRVPKEGEFITIQSYKHDGSLHRTWRDTMVLKTSECSIIGMNDHTLVTEADGRRWVTREPAILYFHTKYWFNIIAMIREKGVSYYCNLASPYVLDEEALKYIDYDLDIKVFPDGEKRLLDVDEYEDHRKEMNYSDEIDLVLKENVKILVDWINNEKGPFSMEYVDVWYERYQQLSRRQ; from the coding sequence ATGCGTGTACCTAAAGAAGGAGAGTTTATAACGATCCAAAGTTACAAGCATGACGGAAGTTTACATCGAACTTGGCGTGACACGATGGTATTAAAAACCAGCGAATGTTCTATTATCGGGATGAATGATCACACCTTAGTGACCGAAGCCGATGGTAGAAGATGGGTGACACGAGAACCTGCTATTTTGTATTTCCATACAAAATACTGGTTCAATATAATTGCTATGATACGTGAGAAGGGAGTTTCTTATTATTGTAATCTGGCTTCGCCTTATGTTTTAGATGAAGAAGCCTTGAAGTACATTGATTATGATTTGGATATTAAAGTTTTTCCAGATGGCGAAAAGCGTCTTTTAGATGTGGATGAGTACGAAGACCACAGAAAAGAGATGAATTATTCCGATGAAATTGATCTTGTATTAAAAGAGAACGTCAAGATTTTGGTAGACTGGATTAACAATGAAAAGGGCCCTTTTTCTATGGAGTACGTTGATGTTTGGTACGAAAGGTATCAACAATTATCAAGAAGACAGTAA
- a CDS encoding Fic/DOC family protein has protein sequence MIDPYIDPKTKILKNLLGITTEKVLTQAEADITYMRLLDSDAYFEKDELNYLAILEMHKYIFGDIYSWAGKTRTLNISKEEKVLGGASLVYTDHVEIERKATEIISDMNSIDWSSLSLYETAFKFGDLIAKLWLIHPFREGNTRTVMRFAGIFAASKGFPLDAKLLKNNASYVRDSLVLYNVPEKPEKNYLLKIVKDSINNY, from the coding sequence GTGATTGATCCGTATATAGACCCAAAAACAAAAATATTGAAAAATTTACTAGGAATTACCACAGAAAAAGTCTTAACTCAAGCAGAAGCTGATATTACTTACATGAGGCTACTTGATAGTGATGCCTATTTTGAAAAAGATGAATTAAATTATTTAGCCATTTTAGAAATGCATAAGTATATTTTCGGTGATATCTATTCCTGGGCGGGTAAGACTAGAACGTTAAATATTTCAAAAGAAGAGAAAGTACTAGGTGGCGCTTCGTTAGTTTATACTGATCATGTAGAAATTGAGAGAAAAGCGACTGAAATAATCAGTGATATGAATTCAATTGATTGGTCTTCTTTGAGTCTTTATGAAACCGCTTTTAAGTTTGGCGATTTAATCGCGAAATTATGGCTTATTCATCCCTTTAGAGAAGGTAACACACGAACAGTAATGAGATTCGCAGGTATATTTGCAGCATCAAAAGGATTTCCACTAGATGCTAAGTTACTAAAAAATAATGCAAGCTACGTTAGAGACTCACTTGTCCTATACAATGTTCCAGAAAAACCAGAAAAAAATTATTTGCTAAAAATAGTAAAAGACTCAATTAACAATTATTAG
- a CDS encoding hemolysin family protein: MNADPDSQSILINIIILIILTLLNAFFAAAEMAVVSVNRSRLEAKADEGEKSSVKLLRLINDSGNFLSTIQVGITLVTILSGASLANSFARELAPLFGGATWAKQVSQFIVLILLTYISIVFGELYPKRIALNKSEEVAKFVMGPIKFLGIIMKPFVWLLSSSTNLLSRLTPMTFDDVDDKMTREEMAYILTNEGVLDSGELEMVQGIFDMDTTLAREVMVPRTESFMIDIHDSSEENIDKVLSNNFSRIPVYDDDKDRIIGILHLKNLLKEARVSGFKDLDLLKVIHEPLFVPETIFIDDLLIELKRTQNHMAILLDEYGGVVGLVTLEDLLEEIVGEIDDESDELTIDELFEKIGEDEYLVQAKMPIDDFNEAFGTNLAMNDVDTMAGYVITALGVIPEVDETLSIDVEHVTLTTHKVEGTRLLEIKLKVHEIEDEPEEEKYRILKGSADREKSKEKEE; encoded by the coding sequence ATGAACGCTGACCCTGATAGTCAGTCTATTTTAATCAACATCATTATTTTAATTATTTTAACACTACTAAATGCCTTTTTTGCTGCTGCAGAGATGGCCGTGGTATCTGTTAATAGGAGTCGTCTCGAGGCAAAAGCCGATGAGGGGGAAAAATCTTCTGTTAAGTTATTACGATTAATTAATGATTCTGGTAATTTTTTATCAACCATTCAAGTAGGTATTACTTTGGTCACTATTTTATCTGGTGCCTCTTTAGCCAATTCTTTTGCTAGAGAACTTGCTCCATTATTTGGTGGTGCTACCTGGGCAAAACAAGTGTCACAATTTATTGTATTGATTTTATTAACGTATATTTCGATTGTTTTTGGAGAGTTATATCCAAAACGAATTGCGTTAAATAAATCAGAGGAAGTCGCAAAATTTGTAATGGGTCCTATTAAATTTTTAGGAATTATTATGAAGCCGTTTGTTTGGTTACTTTCAAGTTCAACTAATTTATTAAGCCGTTTAACCCCGATGACGTTTGATGACGTCGATGATAAAATGACAAGAGAAGAGATGGCTTATATCTTAACCAATGAAGGTGTCCTTGATTCTGGGGAACTTGAGATGGTCCAAGGGATTTTTGATATGGACACAACCCTTGCTCGTGAAGTCATGGTTCCAAGAACCGAAAGTTTTATGATCGATATTCATGATTCATCTGAAGAGAATATAGATAAAGTTTTATCCAACAATTTTTCTAGAATTCCCGTATATGATGACGACAAAGATCGTATCATTGGTATTCTACATTTAAAAAACTTATTAAAAGAAGCCAGAGTTTCTGGATTTAAAGACTTAGACTTATTAAAAGTTATTCACGAACCCTTATTTGTTCCTGAAACAATTTTTATTGATGATTTATTGATTGAACTTAAAAGAACTCAAAACCATATGGCAATTCTTTTAGATGAGTATGGTGGTGTGGTTGGTTTAGTCACATTGGAAGATTTATTAGAGGAAATCGTTGGTGAAATCGACGACGAATCTGATGAGTTGACCATTGATGAATTATTCGAAAAAATTGGTGAAGATGAATACTTGGTTCAAGCCAAAATGCCAATTGATGATTTTAATGAAGCCTTTGGTACGAATTTAGCAATGAACGATGTGGACACAATGGCAGGTTACGTGATTACGGCTTTAGGTGTGATTCCTGAAGTAGATGAAACCTTGTCAATAGATGTGGAGCACGTCACTCTAACAACCCACAAAGTTGAAGGAACTCGACTTTTAGAAATTAAACTAAAAGTCCACGAAATAGAAGACGAACCTGAAGAAGAGAAATATCGTATTTTGAAGGGATCGGCTGATCGTGAGAAGAGTAAAGAAAAAGAAGAGTAA
- the tnpB gene encoding IS66 family insertion sequence element accessory protein TnpB (TnpB, as the term is used for proteins encoded by IS66 family insertion elements, is considered an accessory protein, since TnpC, encoded by a neighboring gene, is a DDE family transposase.): MVLDYTKIQTIYIVCGKTDLRRGIDGLASIIMNQYELDVYSDALFLFCGNRSDRFKALYWQGDGFILLYKRFENGKLQWPRKQEEVKELTQQQLRWLLEGLSIEQRKKILKAKTGFVS, from the coding sequence ATGGTTCTTGATTATACGAAGATACAAACTATTTATATTGTTTGTGGTAAGACAGACTTAAGACGTGGGATTGATGGTCTGGCTTCAATTATCATGAATCAATATGAGTTAGATGTTTATTCGGATGCCTTATTTCTATTTTGTGGCAATCGTTCAGACCGGTTCAAAGCACTTTACTGGCAAGGGGATGGTTTTATTCTCCTGTATAAACGGTTTGAAAATGGAAAATTACAATGGCCTAGAAAACAAGAAGAAGTCAAAGAATTAACGCAACAACAACTCCGTTGGTTATTAGAAGGTTTATCCATCGAACAAAGAAAAAAGATATTAAAAGCTAAAACTGGATTTGTTTCTTAA
- the mutY gene encoding A/G-specific adenine glycosylase, with product MNKTQIVWSDEEKAVMSPRLLDWYDQEMRLLPWRENTDPYRVWVSEIMLQQTQVVTVIPYFHRFLDWFPTIKDLAEAEEDRLLKAWEGLGYYSRVRNMQSAAQDIMERFGGKMPSNIEDILSLKGIGPYTGGAIGSIAYKLVEPAIDGNVMRVYSRLFCLGDDIGEAKSRKVFDEKVRETMSQERPGDFNQALMDLGATVCTPTSPKCEICPLKEMCGALSRDQTTDFPVKKKKIKTVPMFYVALAVQNDKEEYLLNKRPEDGLLANMWTFPLVEVSKSVYTQMAQDWQNYQQDTKEPNLFDFVAEEDVSLLDDSLIGLLNEEQPDVIWQKQPIGEVKHVFSHRKWHLLLAKGFTRVEKELKLKENEQWVHVEDFDSFVFPKPQQKMVVILDEKRNK from the coding sequence ATGAATAAGACACAAATTGTATGGAGTGATGAAGAAAAAGCAGTCATGAGTCCGCGACTTTTAGACTGGTATGATCAGGAGATGAGGCTACTTCCTTGGCGAGAAAATACGGACCCCTACCGTGTGTGGGTCTCAGAGATTATGCTTCAACAAACTCAAGTGGTCACGGTTATTCCTTATTTTCACCGTTTTTTAGATTGGTTTCCGACCATTAAAGATTTAGCAGAAGCTGAGGAAGATCGCTTACTAAAAGCCTGGGAGGGACTTGGTTATTATTCCCGCGTTCGCAACATGCAAAGTGCGGCTCAGGATATTATGGAGCGATTCGGTGGGAAGATGCCTAGTAACATTGAGGATATTTTAAGTTTAAAAGGAATCGGCCCTTATACAGGTGGTGCGATTGGTAGTATTGCTTATAAGCTTGTTGAGCCTGCGATTGATGGTAATGTGATGCGCGTTTATAGTCGTCTTTTTTGCTTAGGGGATGATATCGGTGAAGCAAAGTCACGAAAGGTGTTCGATGAAAAAGTTCGGGAAACGATGAGTCAGGAGCGTCCGGGTGATTTTAATCAAGCTTTGATGGATCTAGGGGCGACTGTTTGTACACCCACTTCTCCTAAGTGTGAAATTTGTCCTTTGAAAGAGATGTGTGGTGCCTTGTCTCGTGATCAGACCACTGATTTTCCTGTGAAAAAGAAAAAAATCAAGACGGTTCCTATGTTTTATGTGGCACTAGCAGTTCAAAATGACAAGGAAGAATACCTGTTAAATAAGCGCCCAGAAGATGGTTTACTGGCGAATATGTGGACGTTTCCTTTAGTTGAAGTTAGTAAAAGTGTTTATACACAAATGGCTCAAGACTGGCAAAATTATCAGCAAGATACAAAGGAGCCGAATCTTTTTGATTTTGTGGCAGAAGAAGATGTTTCTTTATTAGATGATAGTTTAATCGGTTTATTGAACGAGGAACAACCAGATGTCATTTGGCAAAAGCAACCAATAGGCGAAGTGAAGCACGTCTTTAGTCATAGAAAATGGCATCTCTTATTAGCCAAAGGATTTACTCGAGTGGAAAAAGAATTAAAACTAAAAGAAAATGAGCAGTGGGTACATGTAGAAGACTTTGATAGCTTTGTCTTTCCAAAACCTCAACAAAAAATGGTGGTTATATTAGACGAAAAAAGAAATAAATAG
- a CDS encoding DUF2922 domain-containing protein, translating to MKKLSMTFLNETGKKTYLRPKVASETLDAGTVKTVMDDITGLDLFEKTGEKMYAETKSAKYTETITTELF from the coding sequence ATGAAAAAATTATCAATGACTTTTTTAAACGAAACAGGAAAGAAAACTTACCTAAGACCAAAAGTAGCCAGCGAAACATTAGATGCTGGTACAGTGAAAACGGTCATGGACGATATCACAGGGCTTGATCTCTTCGAAAAAACTGGCGAAAAAATGTACGCGGAAACTAAATCAGCTAAGTACACAGAAACGATTACAACTGAATTGTTTTAA
- a CDS encoding glycoside hydrolase family 25 protein translates to MLTVIDISNHQRGLDLNSLSADAFIFKLTEGNYFKDDTAEEFIQQARALGKPFGLYHFLDQSPVEEQANFFLSYVTPYLGECLLVLDYEDYGRQGADQAKLFLDIIYQKTQVKPLIYMNESDANAEDWSQVIAGDYGLWIAKYSSNLPELTQWLDYAMWQYTSSPYDTSYFYGDLHAFNKYGQKEAKDCPNYHVRGKRFKALKPLIIKADEFFKKDTGMLFSKSTVFDIQAICHTETTTHALIYYNHREVFVTLRKDYVELVE, encoded by the coding sequence ATGTTAACTGTTATCGATATCTCAAACCACCAAAGAGGATTAGATTTAAACTCACTGAGTGCGGATGCGTTTATCTTCAAACTCACGGAAGGGAATTACTTTAAGGATGATACCGCTGAAGAGTTTATCCAACAAGCACGCGCTTTAGGTAAACCTTTTGGCTTGTATCATTTCTTAGATCAATCTCCCGTGGAAGAACAAGCTAACTTCTTTCTGTCTTATGTCACTCCTTACCTTGGAGAATGTCTCCTGGTTCTCGACTATGAGGATTATGGTCGACAAGGTGCTGATCAAGCTAAGCTGTTTTTAGATATCATCTATCAAAAAACACAAGTCAAACCACTGATTTATATGAATGAAAGTGATGCTAACGCGGAGGATTGGTCACAAGTGATTGCTGGGGATTATGGTTTATGGATTGCTAAATACTCTAGTAACCTACCAGAACTCACCCAGTGGCTTGATTATGCTATGTGGCAGTATACAAGCTCACCCTATGACACGAGTTACTTTTACGGTGACTTACATGCCTTTAATAAATACGGACAAAAAGAAGCCAAAGACTGTCCCAACTATCATGTAAGAGGCAAACGATTTAAAGCTCTCAAACCACTTATCATTAAGGCGGATGAGTTTTTTAAAAAAGATACCGGGATGTTGTTTTCCAAAAGCACTGTATTTGATATTCAAGCCATTTGCCACACCGAAACAACAACGCATGCTCTTATATACTATAATCATCGTGAAGTCTTTGTTACACTTCGTAAGGATTATGTTGAACTGGTAGAATAG
- a CDS encoding GNAT family N-acetyltransferase, whose amino-acid sequence MEIKQTTDLNSPTYQDALKIRKEVFVKEQNIPLDIEIAQESDCLHFVLYDNNQAKATVRLLDKGNHIFKVQRMAVLKEARKKGYAKQLLLFAEQSAKETGATKIVLGAQESALGFYESLNYLVEDDEYFEAGIRHFDMEKEL is encoded by the coding sequence ATGGAAATCAAACAAACCACAGATCTTAATAGTCCTACTTATCAAGATGCCCTAAAGATTCGTAAAGAAGTCTTTGTCAAAGAACAAAATATTCCTTTAGATATTGAAATTGCCCAAGAAAGTGACTGCCTACATTTTGTTTTGTATGACAATAATCAAGCTAAAGCCACTGTTAGATTACTAGATAAAGGAAACCACATTTTTAAAGTGCAACGAATGGCTGTTTTAAAAGAAGCTCGTAAAAAAGGGTATGCGAAGCAACTTTTATTATTTGCGGAACAATCAGCTAAAGAAACAGGTGCTACAAAAATAGTTCTTGGTGCTCAAGAAAGTGCTCTTGGCTTTTACGAGTCTCTTAACTACTTAGTTGAAGACGACGAATACTTTGAAGCAGGTATCAGGCATTTTGATATGGAGAAAGAATTGTAG
- a CDS encoding putative holin-like toxin, giving the protein MIAFGSFTLTLVSTIVLILKNDKKK; this is encoded by the coding sequence ATGATCGCCTTTGGGAGCTTTACGCTGACCTTGGTCTCAACAATTGTTCTTATTCTGAAAAATGATAAAAAAAAATAA
- a CDS encoding competence protein ComK, with amino-acid sequence MSLLEQKKNHYVELLHGEEIALADISENFKDCWLYDGSVKINHRTIGLFNIESSAHKYKSLILSSEMEPVVTKLRTGELIGKYREANNYNYLIHKKVMEEVFEQSIYKFPEIEPDFLFVPLEGPSKGNVNYINFTMLNDVRAISNHESVLSFYNHLEIIIPQRIQSLEKHLDRAFEYYTVITYFSDSYKVDKESLSFVTHWEGAYPRIKKELAGKAVQRTSRNNYQRLVTKYQTKKLFPSAEDMIVIANFFLMYKSVF; translated from the coding sequence ATGTCACTTCTAGAACAAAAAAAGAACCACTATGTTGAGTTATTACACGGTGAGGAAATAGCCTTGGCTGATATTTCCGAAAATTTTAAGGATTGCTGGTTGTATGACGGTTCAGTTAAAATTAATCACCGGACGATTGGTTTATTTAATATTGAATCCAGTGCGCACAAGTACAAGTCGTTGATTTTAAGTAGTGAGATGGAGCCAGTAGTCACGAAGCTTCGAACAGGAGAACTGATAGGAAAGTACCGAGAGGCAAACAATTACAATTATCTGATTCATAAAAAAGTCATGGAAGAAGTGTTTGAGCAGAGTATTTATAAGTTTCCAGAGATCGAACCAGATTTTTTATTCGTTCCTTTAGAAGGTCCATCCAAGGGAAACGTGAATTATATTAATTTTACGATGTTGAATGATGTGAGAGCTATTTCTAATCATGAATCCGTCCTATCCTTTTATAACCATCTGGAAATTATTATTCCTCAAAGAATCCAATCTCTTGAAAAACATTTGGATCGCGCCTTTGAATATTACACGGTGATCACTTACTTTTCTGACTCTTACAAAGTGGACAAAGAAAGTTTGAGCTTTGTAACACATTGGGAAGGAGCCTATCCCAGAATAAAAAAAGAGTTAGCCGGAAAAGCCGTTCAAAGAACTTCTCGGAATAATTATCAACGTTTAGTGACAAAATACCAGACAAAAAAATTATTTCCAAGTGCGGAGGACATGATCGTCATTGCTAATTTTTTTTTGATGTATAAGAGTGTGTTTTAG
- the recX gene encoding recombination regulator RecX, with translation MEIIQSIRKLKNNHYNVTTKSGRKIRVSEDTLVRFRLLKGQEIEDDALTEIEKEAELDIGYQFALSYLSYQLRSEKEIRDHLKKKEVSSEGIIYVVNKLHEINLLDDLVFAESYVRTVMKTQDKGPQTVKQQLFKKGISEDNIAKALELFTFDEQEEMGMRLAEKALRKYQNKSHKEKINKVRQHLFTKGYSGDVIELVMSNLEVEKDEDDEWDRIMVEGQKLWRRHQRLDASKKKQKIRQSLFQKGYDFDLINRFIEEKELEDE, from the coding sequence ATGGAAATCATACAATCAATTAGAAAATTAAAAAACAATCACTATAATGTGACAACAAAATCAGGGCGCAAAATCAGAGTCTCTGAGGATACCTTGGTAAGGTTTAGATTACTTAAAGGTCAAGAAATTGAAGATGACGCGTTAACTGAAATCGAAAAAGAAGCAGAGCTAGACATTGGTTATCAATTTGCCTTGTCTTATTTGAGCTATCAGTTAAGGTCTGAGAAAGAGATCAGAGATCATTTAAAGAAAAAGGAAGTTTCTTCTGAGGGGATTATTTATGTAGTGAATAAACTACATGAAATCAATTTATTGGATGATTTAGTTTTTGCGGAAAGTTATGTTCGAACGGTAATGAAAACTCAAGATAAGGGACCGCAAACGGTGAAGCAACAACTATTTAAAAAGGGGATTTCTGAGGACAATATTGCTAAAGCTCTTGAGTTATTTACCTTTGATGAGCAAGAAGAGATGGGCATGCGACTTGCCGAAAAAGCGCTAAGAAAATATCAAAATAAAAGTCACAAAGAAAAAATTAACAAAGTTCGTCAGCATTTATTTACAAAAGGGTATAGTGGCGACGTGATTGAGCTGGTTATGAGTAACTTGGAAGTCGAGAAAGATGAGGACGATGAATGGGACCGAATTATGGTAGAAGGTCAAAAACTATGGCGTAGACATCAGCGACTTGACGCTTCAAAGAAAAAGCAAAAAATCCGCCAATCACTTTTTCAAAAAGGCTATGATTTTGATTTGATTAATCGATTTATTGAGGAGAAAGAACTAGAAGATGAATAA
- a CDS encoding AI-2E family transporter produces MYDKLKRSKLMFWSVELLVIATLILVGTKINFIFKPIGTMFTTMFAPILISGFLYYCFKPVVSFLERKGLGKTLSVTIVMLLLVGIIVLSISSLIPNLINQIAALTKKMPQFITMVEAWADQVSHHPMLQNVDIQSYIDKWNLSLGSIAQSTFNGLSTGIGSIVSSVAGIAMLVVTVPFILFYMLKDGHKFIPAIEPYLPTKHKNEMIELLSKMGETISKYISGQMIECLFVGVSTSLGYMLIGVDYAFLFGFIAGMTNMIPYIGPYIGLAPAVFITVFSDPWKAALACVVVLVVQQIDGNIIYPNVIGKSLDIHPLTIIIILLVAGNLAGLLGMILGVPFYAVCKTIFVYVFNMVKLNKQEEPNTVQLEEPKK; encoded by the coding sequence ATGTATGATAAATTAAAACGATCGAAACTAATGTTTTGGTCAGTTGAATTATTAGTTATTGCAACACTTATACTGGTTGGCACGAAGATTAATTTTATCTTTAAACCAATCGGCACCATGTTTACCACCATGTTTGCCCCAATCTTAATCTCTGGTTTTTTATATTACTGTTTTAAGCCAGTTGTTTCTTTCTTAGAGAGAAAAGGATTAGGTAAAACACTTTCTGTAACGATAGTGATGTTACTTCTTGTAGGTATTATTGTGTTATCGATTTCTTCATTAATTCCGAATTTGATTAATCAGATTGCAGCCTTAACGAAAAAAATGCCTCAATTTATTACAATGGTAGAAGCATGGGCGGACCAAGTCAGTCATCATCCAATGTTACAAAATGTGGATATCCAATCTTATATTGATAAGTGGAACTTGTCTTTAGGCAGTATTGCTCAGTCGACATTTAACGGGTTAAGTACTGGAATCGGATCGATTGTTTCTTCTGTAGCAGGGATTGCCATGTTAGTAGTAACTGTCCCATTTATTCTATTTTACATGTTAAAAGACGGTCACAAATTTATTCCTGCAATTGAACCGTATTTACCAACGAAGCACAAAAATGAAATGATTGAGCTTTTAAGTAAAATGGGTGAAACGATCTCTAAATATATTAGTGGTCAAATGATTGAGTGTTTATTCGTTGGTGTATCAACGAGTTTAGGTTACATGTTAATTGGTGTGGACTATGCGTTTCTTTTTGGCTTCATTGCTGGGATGACTAACATGATTCCTTACATTGGCCCGTACATCGGTTTAGCTCCAGCAGTCTTTATCACCGTCTTTTCTGATCCTTGGAAAGCCGCTCTTGCCTGTGTGGTAGTTTTAGTGGTTCAACAAATTGATGGTAATATTATTTATCCAAATGTGATTGGTAAGAGTTTAGATATTCATCCACTAACCATTATTATTATTTTATTAGTTGCCGGAAACTTAGCTGGTTTACTAGGAATGATTTTAGGTGTACCGTTCTACGCTGTGTGTAAAACTATTTTTGTTTATGTGTTTAATATGGTAAAACTGAATAAGCAAGAAGAACCGAATACAGTTCAGTTAGAAGAACCTAAAAAATAG
- the tnpC gene encoding IS66 family transposase, whose translation MTEFEERLLKQNEALTNELKLLREQNQFLLNKLYGRSSEKSIDPNGQLDLFEEDSSFNLAETTEEKTVFEEINYQRKKKKGYKAALTKDLPIKEVHCQLEGEDCTCDWCCSDLKDIGKSKIREEVIFVPAKMYKNVYYQHAYECPNCKKDGADAIKKAVVPKQPITHSLASASILAHLFHQKIEMSLPFYRQEKEWESYGLRVPRRTQANWFITSCEKWLTPIWEELKKKLVKEELIHADETYYNVLSSEKEKSYFWLFRTIEQAEYPIILYHHDLSRKSSVAQQFLAEFSGYLHCDGYSAYKSIENTTLVNCWAHVRRKFFEAKDSSSKDTPASQGVTYCDQLFHIEKEMKGLSHQERYDLRLAKSQPILDEFWQWIASFRALPGSKLGKAVNYALNMKAGLMNFLEDGRCALSNNLAERSIRPTTIGRKNWHFSASERGATANGIAYSIIETAKANNLVPVKYLEYLFKHLPNLEDSSNSKALEVYLPWSEQIQATCR comes from the coding sequence TTGACCGAGTTTGAAGAACGATTGTTAAAACAAAACGAAGCTTTAACTAATGAACTTAAACTTCTAAGAGAACAGAATCAATTTCTTTTAAATAAATTGTATGGACGTTCATCTGAAAAATCAATTGACCCTAATGGGCAATTAGATTTATTTGAAGAGGACTCGTCTTTTAATCTAGCAGAGACAACTGAAGAAAAAACCGTCTTTGAGGAAATTAACTATCAGCGGAAAAAGAAAAAAGGCTACAAAGCAGCCCTCACAAAAGATTTACCTATAAAAGAAGTTCATTGTCAGCTTGAAGGAGAAGACTGCACCTGTGATTGGTGTTGTTCTGATTTAAAAGATATTGGTAAATCTAAAATCCGTGAAGAAGTTATTTTTGTTCCTGCAAAGATGTATAAAAATGTGTACTACCAACATGCCTACGAATGCCCTAATTGTAAAAAAGATGGAGCTGATGCCATAAAAAAAGCCGTTGTTCCTAAACAACCAATCACTCATAGTTTGGCGTCTGCCTCTATCTTAGCTCACTTATTTCATCAAAAAATAGAAATGAGTTTGCCTTTTTATCGACAAGAAAAGGAGTGGGAATCTTATGGATTACGAGTGCCACGTAGAACACAAGCAAACTGGTTCATCACCTCATGTGAAAAATGGTTAACACCTATTTGGGAGGAGCTCAAAAAGAAACTAGTCAAAGAAGAGCTCATCCATGCGGATGAAACTTACTATAATGTTTTATCAAGTGAAAAAGAAAAGTCTTACTTTTGGCTCTTTCGAACCATCGAACAAGCAGAGTATCCAATTATTTTATATCATCATGACCTGAGTCGTAAAAGTAGTGTCGCTCAACAATTTTTAGCCGAATTCTCAGGCTATTTGCATTGTGACGGCTACTCGGCTTACAAATCGATTGAGAATACGACGTTAGTTAATTGTTGGGCTCACGTCCGAAGAAAATTCTTTGAAGCGAAAGATTCCTCTTCTAAAGATACTCCGGCAAGCCAAGGAGTTACCTATTGCGATCAACTCTTTCATATTGAAAAAGAAATGAAGGGATTAAGCCATCAAGAAAGATATGATTTACGGTTGGCAAAAAGCCAACCCATTCTTGATGAATTCTGGCAATGGATCGCTTCTTTCAGAGCTCTTCCAGGTTCGAAATTAGGAAAAGCGGTTAACTATGCGCTTAATATGAAGGCTGGTTTGATGAATTTTCTGGAGGATGGTCGATGTGCCTTATCAAATAATTTAGCTGAGCGAAGTATTCGCCCAACAACGATTGGCAGAAAAAATTGGCATTTTTCTGCGAGTGAACGGGGAGCAACAGCTAACGGAATCGCTTATTCTATCATCGAAACGGCTAAAGCTAATAACTTAGTTCCTGTGAAGTATTTAGAATATTTGTTTAAGCATCTTCCTAATTTAGAAGATAGTTCAAATTCTAAAGCACTTGAGGTTTATTTACCTTGGTCAGAACAGATTCAAGCTACGTGTCGATAA
- a CDS encoding sigma-70 family RNA polymerase sigma factor produces the protein MENDLIKEHHVLILGALKKCHVTTYHPLFEDYLQIARWTLIETHRRFIEEDTEMSTFNQYVYQRIYWKITDEIRKERLNTERQENSSSDDTLLQLPDKEADDLLEVKELLEKISPLLTDIERCFLEDAYIHDLSILEIAKKNKTSRNTVYKCRNRVALKVIKFLNT, from the coding sequence GTGGAAAATGACTTAATTAAAGAGCATCATGTCCTAATACTAGGAGCACTAAAAAAATGCCATGTGACAACTTATCACCCATTATTTGAAGACTACTTACAAATTGCCAGATGGACACTCATTGAAACACACCGACGCTTTATAGAAGAAGACACTGAGATGAGTACCTTTAATCAATACGTTTATCAACGAATTTACTGGAAGATTACCGACGAAATTAGAAAAGAAAGGCTGAACACTGAACGCCAAGAAAACAGTTCAAGTGATGACACGCTTTTACAACTACCAGATAAAGAAGCTGATGACTTACTAGAAGTAAAAGAACTCTTAGAAAAAATCAGCCCTCTCTTAACTGATATAGAACGATGTTTCCTTGAAGATGCTTATATTCATGATTTATCTATTTTAGAGATTGCCAAAAAGAATAAAACCAGTCGGAACACTGTTTATAAATGTCGAAACCGTGTCGCACTGAAAGTGATAAAATTTTTAAATACTTAG